In a single window of the Raphanus sativus cultivar WK10039 chromosome 9, ASM80110v3, whole genome shotgun sequence genome:
- the LOC108838828 gene encoding uncharacterized protein LOC108838828 has product MGDEPERDETERYEADSEAERYEAERNEQQFDEEARVERNVADFVDEDFDEYATPVCSDDDEDGVEKEGYLRYIKGSGDLKLRQAFDSLEAFKKAMVDYVLKHRWNIKYVRWEKDKSELKCASEAEEGEEQCMWKIYCSYEEPLQKWLVKVLMKEHTCMRSGRSRLLTQEVIAGLFVDDIRENPKLMPKEILEDIQKRWELTATIDQCRNAKKRALEIIKEEQDLQFSRLRDYRVELLESNKDSSVHLETVQGDDGSDVFYRFYVCFAALKKTWTSHCRPIFGLDGCFLKCTTKGQLLAAVGRDANNQMFPIAWAVVDVENEPNWRWFIEKLQIDLNLQDGNGFTVISDRQKGLLNAVEDLLPRVEHRMCARHIYANLKKVYPNRADMKGLFWKVAKSYNTAQYNKRVDEVKAYDMDVYNSMMMKNPKNCSLAFFSPTSSCDDVSNNISESFNHAIDPARYMPFVEMLETIRRRAMLRIEARKVISMKHRGKFSIKAVERVELEQTKIRPCQVYPCGHESFEVKEKNSSYKVKMLERSCTCRKWEISGLPCRHALKVIVEKKRKKEDYIGDCYLTSKWRMQYQTPIEAVHGVNFWNKTDEAVIVPPTEDTDSVLGRKKIPKRIKGKNESPSKKKTKVTQESPTKISRARRTIHCGRCGAAGHNTRGCIGIGVEIQRPPKKNKTSSQQPMLSQEIN; this is encoded by the coding sequence ATGGGAGATGAGCCAGAGAGGGATGAAACAGAGAGGTATGAGGCAGATTCAGAGGCAGAGAGATATGAGGCCGAGAGGAATGAGCAACAATTTGATGAAGAAGCAAGAGTAGAAAGGAATGTGGCTGATTTTGTTGATGAAGATTTTGATGAGTATGCTACACCTGTATGTTCAGACGATGATGAAGATGGTGTTGAGAAAGAAGGGTACTTGAGGTACATAAAAGGCAGTGGTGATCTGAAATTAAGACAAGCTTTTGACAGTTTGGAGGCTTTCAAAAAAGCTATGGTTGACTATGTGCTAAAGCATAGGTGGAATATTAAGTATGTGCGTTGGGAGAAAGACAAATCAGAATTGAAATGTGCTAGtgaagctgaagaaggagaggaacAATGTATGTGGAAGATTTACTGCTCTTATGAAGAACCGTTGCAGAAATGGCTAGTTAAAGTGTTAATGAAGGAGCACACTTGCATGAGGAGTGGACGTTCAAGACTGCTTACACAAGAGGTTATTGCTGGGTTGTTCGTTGATGACATAAGGGAAAATCCTAAATTAATGCCGAAAGAGATTCTAGAAGATATTCAGAAGCGTTGGGAGTTAACTGCAACCATAGATCAGTGCAGGAACGCAAAGAAAAGGGCATTAGAAATTATCAAAGAGGAGCAAGACTTACAGTTCTCACGGCTTAGAGATTACAGAGTTGAGTTATTAGAGTCGAATAAGGACTCATCAGTGCATCTAGAGACAGTCCAAGGTGACGATGGTAGTGATGTATTTTACAGATTCTATGTCTGTTTTGCTGCATTGAAGAAGACATGGACCTCCCACTGTAGACCTATCTTTGGTCTTGATGGATGCTTTCTTAAATGCACAACAAAAGGTCAACTGTTAGCAGCAGTCGGGAGAGACGCCAACAACCAGATGTTCCCCATTGCTTGGGCTGTTGTTGATGTTGAAAATGAACCCAACTGGAGATGGTTTATTGAGAAGCTGCAAATCGACTTAAACCTGCAAGATGGTAATGGATTTACTGTGATTTCTGACAGACAAAAGGGGTTGTTAAATGCTGTAGAAGATTTATTACCACGGGTCGAGCATAGGATGTGTGCAAGACACATCTACGCAAACCTAAAGAAGGTATATCCTAACAGAGCTGACATGAAAGGATTGTTTTGGAAGGTCGCAAAGAGTTACAATACAGCTCAATACAACAAAAGGGTGGATGAAGTTAAGGCATACGACATGGATGTCTATAACTCAATGATGATGAAGAATCCCAAAAACTGCAGCCTTGCTTTCTTCTCACCAACATCTTCATGTGATGATGTAAGTAACAACATATCTGAATCCTTTAACCATGCCATAGACCCTGCAAGATATATGCCATTTGTGGAGATGTTAGAGACGATACGCCGAAGAGCTATGCTTCGGATAGAGGCAAGAAAAGTTATATCAATGAAACACAGAGGAAAGTTTAGTATTAAAGCAGTGGAGAGAGTGGAACTAGAGCAGACAAAGATCAGGCCGTGTCAGGTATATCCTTGTGGTCATGAAAGCTTTGAAGTGAAGGAGAAAAACTCATCATACAAAGTAAAGATGTTGGAGCGTAGTTGTACGTGTAGAAAATGGGAAATTTCTGGGTTGCCTTGTCGTCATGCACTGAAAGTTATTGTAGAGAAGAAGCGAAAGAAAGAGGATTACATTGGTGATTGCTATCTCACTTCAAAGTGGAGAATGCAATACCAAACACCAATTGAGGCTGTTCATGGTGTGAATTTTTGGAACAAGACTGACGAGGCTGTGATTGTGCCTCCAACAGAAGATACAGATTCAGTGTTAGGAAGAAAGAAGATTCCTAAGAGGATAAAGGGGAAGAACGAGTCACCGagcaagaagaaaacaaaggttACACAAGAGTCTCCAACAAAAATTTCTAGAGCAAGAAGAACCATCCATTGTGGAAGATGTGGAGCAGCTGGACACAACACACGAGGCTGTATTGGCATTGGTGTTGAGATTCAACGTCCACCCAAGAAGAACAAGACAAGCTCCCAACAACCAATGCTTAGCCAAGAGATCaactaa